AGGAGCCCGATGCGGTCATCTCGGAAGGGATATCGATAGTCGTTCCCTGCTACCTGTGCAGGAAACCCATCACGGACGATCCTGTCACGCTCAAGATGGACGGGAGAACCCACTATCTCTGCTGCGAGTCCTGCTCGAAACTCTATCGGGAGAGATATGAGGAGCTGAAGAAGGGGATTCCACAGGAATCCGGGAAGCACCACTCCTAGTCGAACGCGAAAGGTTTTAGGCGGGAGAAAGAATCTGGTGGCGGGGAGGTCATGTTCAGGATCGGATGGTTCTCCACGGGAAGGGACCCCGCCGCGCGGGAGCTTCTTGTCGAAGCGCACGACAGGATTGAGGACGGGACGATACCGGGGGAGATATCCTTCGTGTTCACCAACCGCGAGGACGGCGAGTTCGAGCAGAGCGACCAGTTCTTCGACCTCGTGAGGAGCTACGGATACGCGCTCATCCAGTTCTCCTCGAGCATGTTCAAGCCGGAGATGAGGGCAGA
This genomic interval from Candidatus Thermoplasmatota archaeon contains the following:
- a CDS encoding phosphoglycerate transporter, coding for MFRIGWFSTGRDPAARELLVEAHDRIEDGTIPGEISFVFTNREDGEFEQSDQFFDLVRSYGYALIQFSSSMFKPEMRAEGRKDEGILKQWRREYDREMVKRLEGHEMDLGVLAGYML